One segment of Capnocytophaga sp. oral taxon 878 DNA contains the following:
- a CDS encoding YigZ family protein, which yields MDTYKTIAASVEEVIFKEKSSKFLGYAFHVTSEEEIKANLEAVKRAHFSARHWCYAWQLGYGSQQRYRANDDGEPNNTAGIPIHGQILSFGLTNVLVIVVRYFGGIKLGVGGLVQAYKTTAQLTLQEVEIVEKLITEELIIRFEYPLMNKVMRVVKEQSLTVSRQELTENCTLYLSIRQSDYLKAKEIFENIFGVVVVNNESSES from the coding sequence TTGGATACTTACAAAACTATAGCAGCTTCTGTAGAAGAAGTGATTTTTAAGGAAAAAAGTAGCAAGTTTTTGGGCTATGCTTTCCACGTTACTTCTGAAGAAGAGATTAAAGCCAACTTAGAGGCGGTAAAAAGAGCTCATTTTTCAGCACGCCATTGGTGCTATGCTTGGCAATTAGGCTACGGCAGCCAGCAACGCTATCGTGCTAATGATGATGGTGAGCCTAACAACACTGCTGGTATACCCATCCACGGGCAAATACTATCGTTTGGACTTACCAATGTACTTGTGATTGTGGTACGCTATTTTGGAGGTATTAAGTTAGGGGTGGGTGGATTGGTACAAGCCTATAAAACTACTGCCCAGCTTACCCTACAAGAAGTTGAAATTGTAGAAAAACTAATTACTGAAGAGCTCATTATTCGTTTTGAATACCCACTAATGAACAAAGTAATGCGTGTGGTAAAAGAACAGAGCCTAACTGTAAGTAGGCAGGAGCTTACTGAAAACTGCACCTTATACCTCTCCATCCGCCAGTCTGACTACCTAAAAGCTAAAGAGATATTTGAGAATATTTTTGGGGTGGTAGTTGTTAATAATGAATCTTCTGAATCTTAA
- a CDS encoding ankyrin repeat domain-containing protein codes for MAKKKKTLPANFNELIEAKDLDALKAVFNECELNAYDRRTFKTPALSFYKIPLELMDWLITQGADINARDEYERTPLHYHAQVNNVEKVALLLERGADIEAQDKYKNTPLHFAEYNAEVAQLLIEKGADIKAKDNRGHNVMERLLSRLYSGYIERAVKAAEIYLKAGLKPTKYAKEQVTRVGEDFEFHREDSDTEWVEKREEALQQLYKLFDVPPVPRRIQHDGKSPIVLTGDTWEKRYEQAWELLVPSRDKASTMQGEVVRIAGKVNDELLRNAMGNWDREYRKMLTAISGYLQQGNPLSESELAEVSDIQKHILEDNGTGTQRLCELVTAWVVQNPQPIALGKVNYKY; via the coding sequence ATGGCAAAGAAAAAGAAAACCCTACCAGCAAACTTCAACGAACTGATAGAAGCCAAAGATTTAGACGCACTTAAAGCTGTTTTCAACGAATGTGAACTAAACGCTTACGACCGTCGTACATTCAAGACCCCTGCGCTCTCTTTTTATAAGATTCCGTTAGAGTTAATGGATTGGCTTATCACCCAAGGGGCTGACATCAATGCAAGAGATGAATACGAGCGCACTCCGCTACACTATCACGCTCAGGTGAATAATGTAGAAAAAGTAGCACTTCTATTGGAAAGAGGAGCTGATATAGAGGCGCAAGATAAATATAAAAATACTCCTTTGCACTTTGCGGAGTACAATGCCGAAGTAGCCCAGTTACTCATTGAAAAAGGTGCTGATATCAAAGCAAAAGACAATAGGGGACATAATGTAATGGAGCGTCTGCTTTCTAGATTATATAGCGGTTATATCGAGAGAGCAGTCAAAGCCGCTGAGATCTATCTGAAAGCAGGACTAAAACCCACTAAGTATGCCAAAGAACAAGTGACTCGTGTAGGCGAGGACTTTGAATTTCACCGTGAGGATTCCGATACTGAATGGGTGGAAAAAAGGGAGGAGGCTTTACAACAACTATATAAACTCTTTGATGTGCCTCCTGTGCCACGCCGTATACAACACGATGGCAAATCGCCTATTGTACTCACTGGCGATACTTGGGAAAAACGCTACGAACAGGCGTGGGAACTTTTGGTGCCGAGTAGAGATAAGGCTTCCACAATGCAAGGCGAGGTAGTGCGTATAGCAGGTAAAGTGAATGATGAACTTCTGCGAAATGCTATGGGCAACTGGGATAGGGAATACCGTAAGATGCTCACTGCTATTAGTGGTTATCTGCAACAAGGTAATCCTCTCTCGGAGAGTGAACTCGCCGAAGTATCCGATATTCAAAAACATATCTTGGAAGACAATGGCACTGGCACCCAACGCCTATGCGAATTGGTGACAGCTTGGGTCGTACAGAATCCTCAGCCTATTGCCTTAGGCAAAGTGAATTATAAGTATTAG